In Tenacibaculum sp. 190524A02b, the genomic stretch ATAGCTGGTAAAACTCAAGGTTTAATTGGATTAGGAGAAACAGTTACATAGAGAGCAAAGCATTTAGGCGTTTATCAGAACTTTACCTCAAAGGTAATAGGTTGTAAAGAATCAGAATATTTTGCAGATACAATGGTAAAAGGAGCTTTTAAGAATTTTACCCATGAGCATTATTTTTCCAATATATATAATTGCACTACTTTAGTTGATGTGCTTGAATTTTCATCGCCTTTTGGAATTCTTGGAAAACTAGTAGACTTTATATTTTTAAAAAAATATTTAACAATGTTTTTAAAAGAAAGAAACCAAGTAATAAAAGAATATGCAGAGTCGGATAAATGGAAAGAAATTTTAATAACAGATAGATAGCAAAGTTTAAGTTATCGTAAAATTAGTAAAAAATATGAGTTTTTTAAGAGCAGAATGGAGGAAGTTAATCATGATAAACTATAAGGTAAAACCTGAAGTTTTAGAGAAGTATTTACCTAATGGCACTGAATTAGATTCTTATAATGGTTCTTATTACGTAAGTGTAGTAGGTTTTATGTTTTTAAACACAAAGTTATTAGGGGTGAAAGTTCCTTTTCATATAAACTTTGAAGAAGTAAATCTCCGTTTTTATGTAAAAAGAAAAGAAGGAAATGAATGGAAAAGAGGAGTAGTTTTTATTAAGGAAATTGTACCTAAACCAGCCATAACTTTTGTAGCCAATACTATTTACAAAGAGAATTATCAAACTTTACCCATGAAACATACATGGGACGAAAATAACGAAAGATTAAAAATAAGTTACCAATGGAAAACTAATAGTAGTTGGAATGAAATAAGAGTTGAAACAGAAAATAAGAAAAAGGAAATGAAAGATAACTCAGAAATAGAATTTATAGCTGAGCATTATTGGGGCTATGCAAAAGATAAAGACAAAACTACGGAATATGAAGTAAAACACCCAAGTTGGAAATATTATCCAGTTAATGCTTACAAAATAGTTGTTGACTTTTTAAAAACGTATGGAGAAGATTTTACTTTTTTAGAAAGTGAACTACCTAGTTCCGTGTTTTTGTTAGAAGGTTCAGAAATATCAGTTGAAAATAAAAAAGTATTGACTTAACTTCCAATGGCACCTAATTCAATTCCCTCAGAATAGGCAACTTGAATTTTATGATCGCTAAAAGCTTTTTTTATAGCTTCATGCGTGTCAAAAGTAACTTGCCAAAAGTTTTCAGGATGTACATATGGACGTACAGCTACTTCAATACTATGAGAATCAAAGTTTTCAATACCTATTTCGGTTACTGGGTCTTCTAAAATATTGTCTATGTTTTTAATAGAGGTTTTAATAATACTTCTAACTCTAGGAAAGCTTTCAGCATAAGGCATGGTTACACTAATTTCCAATCTAACAATTCCTTTTTTAGAAAAATTAGTAACTACTCCATCTGTAATTTTAGAGTTTGGTATAATTAAAGTTTTATTACCAGGAGAAACAATGGTAGTGCTAAAAATACCTATTTCTTCTACTTTACCAAATTTATCTTCTACTTGAATCCAGTCGCCAGATTTATAAGGTTTTAAAGTAAGAATTAAAATTCCAGAAGCAAAATTCCCTAAACTTCCTTGTAAAGCCATACCTATGGCAAATCCAATAGCGGCTAGAAGAGCAACTAAACTAGAAAGATTTACTCCTAAAATTGAGGCGGTTACTAAAAGTAATGCCCCTTTGAGAATAAAGTTAAACATTGACACTAAAAAAGGTCTAATAGTATCATCAAAACCAGCTTTTTTCAGTGTTTTATTTAAAAAAGCAATAAGTCTATTTGCTAATTTCATTCCTAACCATAGAATAATAGCTCCTAAAAGTAATTTAGGAATATATTCAATAGCTTTTTCTTGTATTAAATTTAAAATTTTTTCAATGCTTATACTTGTCATAAGAATGTTATAGTTGATATTATTTTCTTGGTTGTACTAATTTATACTTTTTTGAGAAAAAATAATAATAAAATCAATGCTATAAATTGAAAGGGTTAAATAGAAGTTTTGTTTTTAAGTTGTTTTAAAAGAGTTGTTTGTGTGTGTTTTTAAGTTGTTCGTATAAAAAGTTTTAAAAAGATTGTTTTTTTTAAAAACTTCTGAACACTAACCAAAAACTTTTAAATTTTATGACAACCCTTCTAGTTAAACAAACCAACTTTGGTTTAAAGAAGACACTACAATTAATTTTACTTAGTTTATTATTTACTTCCATGTCTGAACCGGTATTTTCTCACGGAACAGTAATTTGGCCAAAAAGTAGAATAAAACAGTGTCATGAAAACCCAACCGGAAATAATTGTCAGCCTTGTGGAGGCGCAATTTATGAATGGAGATCTATTTTACAACCCCATACTGATTATGGAAAACATCGAAACTATGTTCCTGATGGACAACTTGCCAGCGGAGGAAACCCAGGTAAATTTGGTTGCCTTGATGCTTTGATAAATTGGCCTTCACAAAATGATTGGAGAACAACAAAAGTTAATTATGGAGATATATATGTTAAGTGGCAAAATACGGCGCCGCATAGAACAGAATATTACAAAGTATATATTACACCATTAGATTGGGATCCGTCTAAACCTTTAAATTGGGATGACTTAATAGAAATTGGTCATGTAGGAAAAAGACCAGCAGAAGATTTTACTGTAATTAAAGCTACGATTCCTGATTCGTACATAGGAAAAAGAGCAGCTTTATATAGTGTATGGCAAAGAGAGTTTACGCATAGCCATGAAGCTTTTTATTCTGTAAGCGATATTAATGTAGTAAGATCTGGAGGAGCTAGTAGTGATGGTGATACTGGTGGAGGGGACGATGATGGCGGAGGAGATGATGATGGTGGAGGAGATGATGACGGTGGAGGAGATGACTGCGGTACAGCTAAAAAGTGGAATCAAGATGCTGTATATGTAAAAGATGATGTTGTGAGTCATCAAGGAGATTTGTATAGAGCTAAATGGTGGACTAAAAACCATAACCCAACTAATAATTCAGGTCCATGGCAAGTATGGGAAAAAACAGGAAGTTGTAATGCAACACCAAGTCAGGCATTTACTATTGTAGATAATTATCCTAACCCATTCCGAGAGGTAACATCCATAAATTATAAGGTTAATAAACCGGTTAAAGGTTTGAGTATGACAATTAGAACGCTTGATAATCTTGTTGTGCACAGCGTTTTTTCTAAGAAGCGAAAATCGTTAGGGAAACATAAACAACCGCTTAATACCACAGGATTGGCACCTGGAGTTTATTTATGTGTGTTAGAAGATGAAAATGGAACAGTCAGTAGAAAAAAGATTTTAGTAAAATAATTAAATAAAACTAAAGTTAAGTAACCAAATTTTAAGCGAGATTTTTCTTTAAGAATTTCTCGCTTTTTTATAAAAACAAAAATACGATTCTGAAAAAGAATCGTATTTTTTAGATAAACATTAATAAATGTTAATAAGGGGAATTTAAAAAGGGATGTTATTTTGAGTGTTTCTATTTTAAAGTAATACTAAATTTTGATTCTGGGAAAAAGTTAAATCCTTCACCAATTTCTACAACTAATACATTAGCGGAATCAATACGAAGATTTACTGCTGGATTATTACTTGTAAACGAAGTTACTCCATGAGCACTTTCAAAAGTAAGATAGTACCTGTCTTTAACACCAGCTTCTAGAACTCTATAGTTTTCTTTCCAAAAAGGATCTTCAGCTTTAGGTAATAAATTAAAATCAATCGTATTACTTGTTAAGTTAATACTATATAATCCATTAATTGGAAAACCTCCATTAGGAGTTAAGTCTACTTTTAAAACATCAGGAAATTCAACTGCATTATTGCTTACTATAGCAGTTAAGTCTAAACCATTGGCACCTAAAGCAACACCTTCATTTATAATATTAGCAGTTAAGTTTAGTCCATCTTCGCCTAAATTAGATTTAAAAGCATAATCTAAATAAGCAGCAAATGAAATTTCATTAACTTGAGAATCAGCATATGTGTTTTTAACAGTTACTTTAGCTCCATTAGTAAGAGGGGTACTACCAGCATTTTTAGCTTTTAAAGTTAATGTAAATTCAGAATCAGGTCTAAACTCAAACCCTTCACCAACTTCTACTACTAATATTTTATCTGAGTCAACTCTTAAGTTAATAGCAGCATTATTAGAGGTAAAACTATCTACATTATGTGGGGCATCAAAAGTTAAGTAATATCTATCTTTAACACCAGCTTCTAAAGTTCTATAATTCTCTTTCCAAAAAGCATCGTCTGCCTTTGGTAATAATTTGAACTCAATGG encodes the following:
- a CDS encoding lytic polysaccharide monooxygenase, which produces MTTLLVKQTNFGLKKTLQLILLSLLFTSMSEPVFSHGTVIWPKSRIKQCHENPTGNNCQPCGGAIYEWRSILQPHTDYGKHRNYVPDGQLASGGNPGKFGCLDALINWPSQNDWRTTKVNYGDIYVKWQNTAPHRTEYYKVYITPLDWDPSKPLNWDDLIEIGHVGKRPAEDFTVIKATIPDSYIGKRAALYSVWQREFTHSHEAFYSVSDINVVRSGGASSDGDTGGGDDDGGGDDDGGGDDDGGGDDCGTAKKWNQDAVYVKDDVVSHQGDLYRAKWWTKNHNPTNNSGPWQVWEKTGSCNATPSQAFTIVDNYPNPFREVTSINYKVNKPVKGLSMTIRTLDNLVVHSVFSKKRKSLGKHKQPLNTTGLAPGVYLCVLEDENGTVSRKKILVK
- a CDS encoding DUF2071 domain-containing protein, with protein sequence MSFLRAEWRKLIMINYKVKPEVLEKYLPNGTELDSYNGSYYVSVVGFMFLNTKLLGVKVPFHINFEEVNLRFYVKRKEGNEWKRGVVFIKEIVPKPAITFVANTIYKENYQTLPMKHTWDENNERLKISYQWKTNSSWNEIRVETENKKKEMKDNSEIEFIAEHYWGYAKDKDKTTEYEVKHPSWKYYPVNAYKIVVDFLKTYGEDFTFLESELPSSVFLLEGSEISVENKKVLT
- a CDS encoding mechanosensitive ion channel; amino-acid sequence: MTSISIEKILNLIQEKAIEYIPKLLLGAIILWLGMKLANRLIAFLNKTLKKAGFDDTIRPFLVSMFNFILKGALLLVTASILGVNLSSLVALLAAIGFAIGMALQGSLGNFASGILILTLKPYKSGDWIQVEDKFGKVEEIGIFSTTIVSPGNKTLIIPNSKITDGVVTNFSKKGIVRLEISVTMPYAESFPRVRSIIKTSIKNIDNILEDPVTEIGIENFDSHSIEVAVRPYVHPENFWQVTFDTHEAIKKAFSDHKIQVAYSEGIELGAIGS